A single region of the Leptodactylus fuscus isolate aLepFus1 chromosome 5, aLepFus1.hap2, whole genome shotgun sequence genome encodes:
- the ASB15 gene encoding ankyrin repeat and SOCS box protein 15: MEEAYEDQLDSYEIQLGIQESLQTTTRSIRQDGFVPTSDINRKIVAAIKQGEITELQTYMQYKYALDEADEKGWFPVHEAVVQPVRQITEIVLDAIHKTQCEQKTNDGETPLTLAAKSGLIENVTALLEKGVWPNTKNSRGESPLLIAVRIGSYDMVSLLISYNCTINQPCVRRWSAMHEAAKQGRKDIISLLLKNGGNVSLKDGFGVTPLGVAAEFGQCEVLEQLIHKGGDINIEADDGSTVLADAAVGGNPDCISLLLEYGASGNMPDKEGYLPIHKAAYGGHYLALKYLIPVTSRRAIQRSGLSPIHSAVDGQSVQCLELLIENDFDVNNLLAEHLSENYGDKRLTALFFAVSNKDVLCTEILLKSGANPNLDPLNCLLVAVRSGSHEIVRLLLLHNANVNCYFKVVTDTHFPSAIQYALSDEIMLRMLLNNGYQVERCFDCMHGDMYGGSFVWTSSEEVLPGWTSTVIKDTHFCDFITVSWMKHLVGKVIRVLVDYMDYVPICTKLKSILEVQNEWAEIQEIIANPRPLKHLCRLKLRKLFGLETLQNLSSVRRVALPPLLKSYLMYKEYDLYGKGLHFDT, translated from the exons ATGGAGGAAGCCTATGAAGACCAGTTAGACAGTTACGAAATCCAGCTGGGTATTCAGGAATCATTGCAAACTACTACACGTTCTATTCGTCAAGATGG ATTTGTACCAACAAGTGATATCAACAGAAAAATTGTAGCTGCTATAAAGCAAG GGGAAATCACTGAACTGCAGACATATATGCAATATAAGTATGCACTTGATGAAGCTGATGAAAAAGGTTGGTTTCCTGTACATGAAGCAGTTGTGCAGCCAGTCCGTCAGATAACAGAAATCGTCCTTGATG CTATAcataaaacacaatgtgaacagaaGACAAATGATGGGGAGACCCCACTGACTCTTGCTGCAAAGTCTGGATTAATTGAGAATGTAACAGCACTTCTAGAGAAGGGAGTCTGGCCAAATACCAAGAACAGTCGGGGGGAATCTCCTCTTCTTATTG CTGTAAGGATAGGAAGTTATGACATGGTGTCCCTATTGATCAGTTACAATTGTACCATTAACCAGCCCTGTGTGAGGAGATGGTCAGCGATGCACGAAGCTGCAAAACAAGGACGCAAAGATATTATCTCTTTACTCTTGAAAAATGGGGGGAATGTCAGCCTTAAAGATGGTTTTGGTGTCACGCCATTAGGAGTCGCTGCTGAATTTGGTCAATGTGAAGTACTGGAACAACTAATACATAAAG GTGGAGATATCAACATAGAAGCAGATGATGGCTCCACAGTGCTTGCTGATGCTGCTGTTGGAGGAAATCCAGATTGCATTTCtcttcttttggaatatggggctAGTGGAAATATGCCAGATAAAGAAGGTTATCTTCCTATACACAAAGCGGCATATGGAGGACATTATCT TGCACTAAAATATCTTATTCCTGTGACATCACGACGTGCAATTCAAAGAAGCGGATTAAGTCCTATTCATTCTGCAGTAGATGGACAAAGTGTGCAGTGCCTAGAACTACTCATTGAAAATGACTTTGATGTCAACAACCTCTTAGCTGAACATTTATCTGAAAACTATGGTGATAAAAGATTAACTGCATTGTTTTTTGCGGTATCCAATAAAGATGTTTTATGCACAGAGATTCTATTAAAATCAGGGGCTAACCCAAATTTAGACCCTTTGAACTGTCTCTTAGTGGCTGTACGATCCGGAAGTCATGAAATTGTGAGGCTTCTCCTACTTCATAATGCCAATGTAAACTGCTACTTCAAGGTTGTGACTGACACTCATTTTCCAAGTGCAATACAGTATGCCCTCAGTGATGAAATCATGCTACGGATGCTACTGAATAATGGGTACCAGGTTGAGAGGTGCTTTGACTGCATGCATGGGGACATGTATGGTGGATCATTTGTATGGACAAGCTCTGAAGAAGTGCTTCCTGGTTGGACATCCACTGTTATAAAGGATACCCAT TTTTGTGATTTTATCACAGTGTCCTGGATGAAGCATTTGGTTGGAAAAGTTATTCGAGTCTTAGTGGATTATATGGATTATGTTCCAATTTGTACAAAACTGAAATCTATTCTTGAAGTACAAAATGAATGGGCAGAGATTCAAGAAATTATAG CAAACCCACGTCCACTGAAGCATTTGTGCCGGCTTAAACTACGGAAGCTTTTTGGTCTGGAGACATTACAAAACCTGTCATCTGTGAGAAGAgtggctctgcctcctctcctgaaGTCCTACTTAATGTACAAAGAATATGACTTATATGGGAAGGGGTTACATTTTGATACGTAA
- the LMOD2 gene encoding leiomodin-2, with amino-acid sequence MSAFGYRREISKYEDIDEDELLASLSPEELQELERELEDIEPDHNLPVGMRQKSLTEKSPTANFSREALMAYWEKETKKLMEKEIGASSENNIEEKEDDNEGSEDDDFIGSNSEISEEVYTEEDDDEEEEEKGEEEVVEEEEEATEEEQEVEESEKEDSDKEDTKEEVEYIEKGRQAIKIPIQIPEIKCNGVTVDKPTCNGFGANYGKPNRQADETMSNRTSTSLVLSNPTVIEEALENIRVDDPETVEINLNNMENAKSDTLVAFAEALKNNTNVKIFSLANTHADDNVAMAIANMLRVNKSITCLNIESNFITGKGILAIMRALQYANNVLTELRFHNQRHIMGSQVEMEIVKLLRDNTSIVKLGYHFELPGPRMSMTGILTRNMDKQRQKRMQEQKESGYDPTSNLRTKTLQRGTPGSSPYPSPKSSPWSSPKVTRKVQSTVTVPPPPPPPPPPPPPPAPPLPPMIQEKKIPSRNIAEVIKQHERSAKKIQNGQSKTKGKKSKKEQNNILKEIKNSLRSISEKKDEESSRPSTPQRSAHDDLMEAIRGSTMRQLKKVDIPKALR; translated from the exons ATGTCTGCCTTTGGATACAGAAGAGAGATCAGCAAGTATGAAGATATTGATGAAGATGAGCTACTTGCTTCACTATCACCAGAGGAGCTGCAGGAACTGGAAAGAGAATTGGAGGACATTGAACCAGACCACAACCTTCCAGTTGGAATGAGGCAAAAAAGTTTAACTGAGAAATCTCCAACCGCTAACTTTAGCAGAGAGGCTCTGATGGCATACTGGGAGAAGGAAACCAAAAAGCTCATGGAAAAAGAAATTGGGGCAAGTTCTGAG AATAACATAGAGGAGAAAGAGGACGACAATGAGGGAAGTGAAGACGATGATTTTATAGGAAGCAACAGTGAAATTTCAGAAGAGGTTTATAcagaagaagatgatgatgaagaagaggaagaaaaaggagaagaagaagtggtggaggaggaggaagaagcaaCTGAAGAAGAACAGGAAGTAGAAGAGAGTGAAAAGGAAGATAGTGACAAGGAAGACACCAAAGAAGAGGTTGAATATATAGAAAAAGGTCGTCAAGCCATAAAAATTCCTATTCAGATCCCAGAAATAAAGTGCAATGGAGTTACTGTTGACAAACCTACATGCAATGGCTTCGGTGCAAATTATGGAAAACCTAACAGACAAGCGGATGAAACAATGAGCAATAGGACATCTACAAGCCTTGTGCTGTCAAACCCAACTGTCATTGAGGAAGCTCTAGAAAACATCAGAGTCGATGATCCTGAGACTGTTGAAATCAACCTAAATAACATGGAAAATGCAAAATCTGACACTTTGGTCGCATTTGCAGAAGCTCTAAAAAACAACACTAATGTTAAGATATTTAGTTTAGCCAACACTCATGCAGATGACAATGTTGCAATGGCTATCGCTAACATGTTAAGGGTTAATAAAAGCATTACATGCCTAAACATTGAGTCAAATTTTATAACAGGGAAAGGGATATTAGCCATCATGAGAGCccttcagtatgcaaataatgTGCTGACAGAACTACGGTTTCACAACCAAAGACACATCATGGGAAGTCAAGTAGAAATGGAAATAGTAAAATTGCTAAGAGACAATACAAGTATTGTCAAGCTGGGTTATCATTTTGAGCTTCCAGGGCCTCGCATGTCTATGACAGGCATCCTTACTCGAAATATGGACAAACAGAGACAGAAAAGAATGCAGGAACAAAAGGAATCTGGCTATGATCCTACATCTAACCTGAGGACCAAGACTTTGCAGAGAGGAACTCCAGGATCCTCACCATACCCTTCACCTAAAAGCTCACCCTGGTCATCTCCAAAGGTTACTAGAAAAGTTCAATCCACTGTCACTGTTCCTCCGCCACCTCCACCAccacccccacctccaccacctcctGCTCCTCCACTACCTCCAATGAttcaagagaaaaaaattccatctaGAAATATAGCTGAAGTTATCAAACAACATGAAAGATcagccaaaaaaattcaaaacgGACAGAGTAAGacaaaggggaaaaaaagcaaaaaagaacaaaacaataTTTTGAAAGAAATTAAAAATTCACTAAGATCAATTTCAGAGAAGAAAGATGAAGAAAGTTCAAGACCATCTACACCACAAAGATCTGCACATGATGATCTTATGGAAGCTATAAGAGGCAGCACTATGAGACAGCTTAAGAAG GTGGATATCCCAAAGGCACTCCGATAA